From a single Microbacterium murale genomic region:
- a CDS encoding 3-hydroxyacyl-CoA dehydrogenase family protein, with protein sequence MTDQERPIYAVIGSGYMGGGIAQCLAMSGADVRIADVDIEIAKQNRDRLIAEAEQFVADGLFPAGAATIIAERVTAATIEDAVAGASFIEEAVPEKIEIKHATLRRISEAAAPDAIIGSNTSTILIGKLAEAVVNPERFLGVHFSNPAPFIPGVELIPHAATDEAILPVVEEIVAATGKETARVKDATGFVLNRLQYALFHEATQLVEEGVATPEDIDTIVRTTFGFRLPVFGPFAIADMAGLDVYSFCYASLQTEFPERFATPKALSDLVSAGKLGTKSGGGFLDVPAERTPELIAYRNKAYVAIKKLMDELGPAPIHPSN encoded by the coding sequence ATGACCGATCAGGAACGCCCCATCTATGCCGTCATCGGCAGCGGCTACATGGGCGGCGGCATCGCACAGTGCCTCGCGATGTCCGGCGCTGACGTGCGCATCGCCGATGTCGACATCGAGATCGCGAAGCAGAACCGCGATCGTCTGATCGCCGAGGCCGAGCAGTTCGTGGCCGACGGGCTCTTCCCCGCCGGTGCAGCGACGATCATCGCGGAGCGTGTCACCGCGGCGACGATCGAGGATGCCGTCGCCGGCGCCTCATTCATCGAAGAGGCCGTGCCAGAGAAGATCGAGATCAAGCACGCGACGCTGCGGCGCATCTCCGAGGCGGCCGCGCCGGATGCGATCATCGGCAGCAACACCTCGACGATCCTGATCGGCAAGCTCGCCGAGGCCGTCGTCAACCCCGAGCGCTTCCTCGGCGTGCACTTCTCCAACCCCGCACCGTTCATCCCCGGCGTCGAGCTGATCCCGCATGCGGCGACGGACGAGGCCATCCTCCCCGTCGTCGAGGAGATCGTGGCAGCCACGGGCAAGGAGACCGCCCGAGTCAAGGATGCGACCGGCTTCGTGCTGAACCGCCTGCAGTACGCGCTGTTCCATGAGGCGACCCAGCTCGTGGAGGAAGGCGTCGCCACGCCTGAGGACATCGACACGATCGTGCGCACGACGTTCGGATTCCGTCTCCCGGTCTTCGGCCCGTTCGCGATCGCGGACATGGCAGGACTCGACGTGTACTCGTTCTGCTATGCCTCGCTGCAGACCGAGTTCCCCGAGCGGTTCGCCACGCCGAAGGCGCTCTCCGACCTGGTCTCCGCAGGAAAGCTCGGCACCAAGTCGGGCGGCGGGTTCCTGGACGTCCCGGCCGAACGGACTCCCGAGCTCATCGCGTACCGCAACAAGGCGTACGTCGCGATCAAGAAGCTCATGGACGAGCTCGGTCCCGCACCCATCCACCCCTCGAACTGA
- a CDS encoding NUDIX hydrolase family protein, which yields MSVRTPDPDPEGGDDDLSRFNELPADSNNPAWLSEFELAEARRRLPMLYVEAIPVRADGSGQVAELGILLRSTPLGEMTRTIVSGRVRYGETVRDALFRHIENDLGPMAFPLLPLQPLPFTVAEYFPLPGVSAYHDDRQHAVSLAFVVPVTGTCEPRQDALEITWFSPEEAASDAVSAEMEGGRGTLIRMALASLGLLR from the coding sequence ATGTCGGTGCGCACACCTGATCCTGACCCCGAGGGGGGCGACGACGACCTCTCCCGGTTCAATGAGCTGCCCGCAGACTCGAACAATCCTGCGTGGTTGAGTGAGTTCGAGCTCGCAGAGGCACGGCGCAGGCTGCCCATGCTCTACGTCGAGGCGATCCCGGTGCGCGCAGACGGTTCAGGCCAGGTCGCCGAGCTCGGCATCCTGTTGCGATCCACGCCGCTCGGTGAGATGACGCGCACGATCGTGTCGGGTCGGGTGCGGTACGGCGAGACCGTGCGGGATGCGCTGTTCCGCCACATCGAGAACGATCTGGGCCCGATGGCCTTCCCCCTGCTGCCGCTGCAGCCCTTGCCGTTCACGGTGGCCGAGTACTTCCCGCTCCCCGGCGTCAGCGCCTACCACGATGATCGGCAGCATGCCGTCTCTCTCGCGTTCGTCGTGCCGGTCACCGGCACATGCGAACCGCGCCAGGACGCGCTGGAGATCACCTGGTTCTCCCCGGAGGAGGCGGCATCCGACGCGGTGTCGGCCGAGATGGAGGGCGGCCGAGGCACCCTCATCAGGATGGCACTGGCGAGCCTCGGCCTGCTTCGCTGA
- a CDS encoding alpha/beta hydrolase, which yields MSEEIRIDAAATRWSPGDRTGLPLLVLLHGYGADEHDLFGLAPFLPDGIAVASVAAPLAPPWPMPGRSWYAIDGLDGRDPDAVTTAARAFLRWLDDAAGDASTVALLGFSQGAAVALQSLRLDPARFDAVVALSGYASPDDLPEDEALREMRPRVFWGRGTNDDVIPAPLIAHTAGWLPDHSELTGRVYPGLTHSISEDELADVRVFLEKWRDASAG from the coding sequence GTGAGCGAGGAAATCAGGATCGATGCTGCTGCCACACGCTGGTCGCCCGGAGATCGCACCGGACTGCCACTGCTCGTGCTGCTGCACGGCTACGGCGCCGATGAACACGACCTGTTCGGACTCGCGCCGTTCCTCCCAGACGGCATCGCGGTGGCCTCCGTCGCCGCTCCCCTCGCACCCCCGTGGCCGATGCCCGGCAGGTCGTGGTACGCGATCGACGGTCTCGACGGAAGAGATCCCGATGCGGTGACAACGGCCGCGCGCGCCTTTCTGCGTTGGCTCGACGACGCCGCGGGCGACGCGTCGACAGTGGCGCTGCTCGGGTTCTCGCAGGGCGCAGCCGTGGCGTTGCAGTCGCTGCGGCTGGACCCCGCGCGCTTCGACGCCGTGGTCGCACTCAGTGGTTACGCGTCACCCGATGACCTGCCCGAGGACGAGGCGCTGCGCGAGATGCGCCCGCGCGTGTTCTGGGGCCGCGGCACGAACGATGACGTGATCCCCGCACCGTTGATCGCCCACACGGCGGGGTGGCTGCCGGACCACTCCGAGCTCACCGGCCGGGTCTACCCAGGGCTGACGCACAGCATCTCCGAGGACGAACTCGCAGACGTGCGGGTGTTCCTCGAGAAGTGGCGAGACGCCTCAGCGGGCTGA
- a CDS encoding dihydroxyacetone kinase family protein, which yields MTRLFNDPDDFATESAAGFAAASARWVRPVTGGVVRSTRGAEPTVAVVIGGGSGHYPAFAGLVGPGLAHGAAMGNLFASPSAHQVHSVAAAADEGRGVLLSYGNYAGDVLHFTQAQDRMRAAGIDCRTVVVTDDISSAPAAEHEKRRGIAGDLVVFKVAGAAAEAGLDLGEVERLAALANARTRTLGVAFGGCTLPGADEPLFTVPEGRMAVGLGIHGEPGIDEVDVPTAAGLAELFVSSLLAEIPDGIEREGARVVPILNGLGSVKYEELYVVYAEIDRLLAEAGLVVVSPEVGEFCTSFDMAGVSLTLLWLDDELEPLWHASCDTAAFRRGAVEGRIVVDAVEIAEEELVIGPASDGSRRAAATIDRALAAMAAMLDSEADELGRMDRVAGDGDHGIGMQRGSRAASAAASAVVAAGAGARTTLQQAGDAWADKGGGTSGAIWGEMLVALGATLGDDGDPDAPRIAAGITAMKDAVMSFGKAKVGDKTMIDAIVPFADRLAELVGSGAGLVDAWTDAAGTADDAAKATADLAAKLGRARAHGDKSLGTPDPGAVSFALIAHTVLDILKGND from the coding sequence ATGACGCGCTTGTTCAACGACCCGGATGACTTCGCGACCGAGTCCGCTGCCGGCTTCGCTGCGGCGTCCGCTCGTTGGGTGCGTCCGGTGACCGGCGGGGTCGTCCGTTCCACGCGTGGCGCGGAGCCGACCGTGGCGGTCGTGATCGGCGGCGGGAGCGGCCACTATCCCGCATTCGCGGGCCTGGTGGGTCCGGGGCTGGCGCACGGAGCCGCGATGGGCAACCTCTTCGCCTCTCCTTCGGCGCACCAGGTGCACAGCGTCGCCGCGGCAGCCGATGAAGGGCGCGGTGTGCTGCTCAGCTACGGCAACTACGCGGGCGACGTTCTGCACTTCACCCAGGCGCAGGATCGCATGCGTGCAGCGGGGATCGACTGCCGCACCGTCGTGGTGACCGACGACATCTCCAGCGCGCCGGCCGCCGAACATGAAAAGCGCCGCGGCATCGCCGGTGACCTCGTCGTGTTCAAGGTCGCGGGCGCCGCTGCCGAAGCCGGCCTCGATCTCGGCGAGGTCGAACGGCTGGCCGCACTCGCCAATGCACGAACCCGCACGCTCGGTGTGGCTTTCGGCGGATGCACTCTGCCCGGAGCCGATGAACCGCTGTTCACGGTGCCCGAAGGGCGGATGGCCGTCGGTCTCGGCATCCACGGTGAACCCGGCATCGACGAGGTCGACGTACCGACGGCGGCTGGTCTGGCTGAACTGTTCGTGTCGTCCCTCCTCGCTGAGATCCCGGACGGGATCGAGCGGGAAGGCGCGCGCGTCGTGCCGATCCTGAACGGGCTCGGCAGCGTCAAGTACGAAGAGCTGTACGTCGTGTACGCCGAGATCGATCGACTGCTCGCTGAGGCCGGTCTCGTCGTCGTCTCGCCCGAGGTGGGGGAGTTCTGCACGAGCTTCGACATGGCGGGCGTCTCTCTCACGCTGCTGTGGCTCGACGATGAGCTCGAGCCTCTCTGGCATGCCTCGTGCGACACGGCGGCGTTCCGACGCGGCGCGGTCGAGGGGCGGATCGTCGTCGACGCGGTCGAGATCGCTGAGGAGGAACTCGTCATCGGGCCCGCGAGCGACGGTTCCAGGCGGGCGGCGGCGACGATCGATCGCGCGCTGGCGGCGATGGCCGCGATGCTGGATTCCGAGGCCGACGAGCTCGGTCGGATGGACCGCGTCGCCGGAGACGGCGACCACGGGATCGGGATGCAGCGGGGAAGCCGGGCGGCGTCTGCTGCGGCGTCGGCAGTCGTGGCCGCAGGAGCCGGCGCGCGGACGACTCTCCAGCAGGCCGGTGACGCCTGGGCCGACAAGGGCGGCGGCACCTCCGGTGCGATCTGGGGCGAGATGCTCGTGGCCCTCGGCGCGACCCTGGGTGATGATGGCGACCCGGATGCGCCGCGCATCGCCGCCGGCATCACCGCCATGAAGGACGCGGTGATGTCCTTCGGCAAGGCCAAAGTGGGCGACAAGACCATGATCGACGCCATCGTCCCCTTCGCCGATCGGCTCGCGGAGCTCGTCGGCTCCGGTGCCGGATTGGTCGATGCGTGGACGGACGCCGCCGGCACCGCGGACGACGCGGCGAAAGCCACGGCCGACCTCGCGGCAAAGCTCGGTCGTGCCCGCGCGCACGGCGACAAGAGCCTCGGCACTCCCGACCCCGGCGCGGTCTCGTTCGCACTCATCGCACATACGGTTCTCGACATCCTGAAGGGGAATGATTGA
- a CDS encoding ribose-5-phosphate isomerase has product MALRLVIGSDDAGYDYKERIKADLLVSPLVESVVDVGVDADGHTNYPRVATNAAEKVAAGDADRAILICGTGLGVAIAANKVSGIRAVTAHDSYSVERAVLSNDAQVLCMGQRVVGIELARRLAAEWLTYTFDPASASAEKVQEICAYEGS; this is encoded by the coding sequence ATGGCACTTCGACTGGTCATCGGCTCGGACGACGCGGGTTACGACTACAAGGAACGCATCAAGGCGGATCTGCTCGTGAGTCCGCTCGTCGAATCCGTCGTTGATGTCGGCGTCGATGCCGACGGTCACACCAACTATCCGAGGGTCGCGACGAATGCGGCCGAGAAGGTGGCTGCCGGCGATGCTGATCGCGCGATCCTGATCTGCGGTACCGGCCTCGGCGTCGCGATCGCCGCGAACAAGGTCAGCGGCATCCGTGCCGTCACGGCACACGACTCCTACAGCGTCGAGCGCGCGGTGCTCTCCAACGATGCGCAGGTGCTCTGCATGGGTCAGAGGGTCGTCGGGATCGAGCTGGCCAGGCGTCTTGCAGCCGAATGGCTGACCTACACCTTCGACCCGGCCAGCGCCTCTGCCGAGAAGGTGCAGGAGATCTGCGCCTACGAAGGCTCCTGA
- a CDS encoding GntR family transcriptional regulator, producing the protein MTMEFESGLSGLDATIERRGLRDHVYDRILQLLLSGDASPGARLSIDTIARQLDVSPTPVREAMVLLERTGLVTREALKGYRVAPPLGAAQLAELFEARVVLESNAARLATPAAPLMLEELRAAEEAHRAAGERVITGMRAGSPAVELTTAYFATDAAFHRVVFRHCGNRYLDEMSESLGAQLHRMRQSVLHGVTDVREAIAEHEAIVDAFASGDQDAPERQMRRHIEQVRSRSLDLERS; encoded by the coding sequence ATGACGATGGAATTCGAGAGCGGTCTGTCCGGCCTGGACGCGACGATCGAGCGACGCGGCCTGCGAGATCACGTGTACGACCGGATCCTGCAGCTGCTGCTGAGTGGCGATGCCTCGCCAGGAGCGCGGCTCTCCATCGACACGATCGCCCGTCAGCTGGATGTCTCGCCGACGCCGGTGCGCGAGGCCATGGTGCTGCTCGAGCGCACCGGCCTCGTCACCCGTGAAGCCCTCAAGGGCTACCGCGTTGCCCCGCCGCTCGGTGCCGCTCAACTCGCCGAGCTGTTCGAGGCACGCGTCGTACTCGAATCCAATGCGGCGAGATTGGCGACGCCGGCGGCGCCGCTGATGCTCGAAGAACTGCGCGCGGCGGAGGAGGCCCATCGGGCTGCGGGCGAGCGCGTCATCACCGGGATGCGCGCCGGTTCGCCTGCGGTCGAGCTCACCACCGCCTATTTCGCGACGGATGCCGCTTTCCACCGCGTCGTCTTCCGTCACTGCGGCAACCGCTACCTGGACGAGATGTCCGAATCACTCGGCGCGCAACTGCACCGCATGCGCCAGTCGGTGCTGCACGGCGTCACTGATGTGCGTGAGGCGATCGCTGAGCATGAGGCGATCGTCGATGCCTTCGCGAGCGGCGATCAGGATGCTCCGGAGCGCCAGATGCGCCGCCACATCGAGCAGGTGCGCTCTCGTTCCCTGGATCTCGAACGCAGCTGA
- a CDS encoding sugar phosphate isomerase/epimerase family protein gives MTATPHPLTNENWPIAVCMHGFSPVTAEGTRLHDASAETWDGVFRRVSRLGFTAIEIADSHIRPSELAPERREELKSIAAAHDVQLVSVHVQRQSVIEPGKGEQNLAYAHRAIDAAAELGMQVFSTGLHQPFTQAQREALWFWTAQGTVDPDDAETRALAVKRLRELGEHAASVGLPMALEMYEDTYLGTADSAVRLIEEIGLDNVGLNPDIGNLVRLHRPIEDWREMHEKTLPYANYWHVKNYIRDEAGDGSWQTAVPTSMELGLINYRDMVARAIELGFNGPFLMEQYGGDSLGVCATNRDYLRTLLPDPARA, from the coding sequence ATGACCGCAACGCCGCACCCCCTCACCAATGAGAACTGGCCCATCGCCGTCTGCATGCACGGGTTCTCTCCCGTGACCGCAGAAGGCACCCGCCTGCACGATGCATCGGCGGAGACCTGGGACGGGGTGTTCCGTCGGGTGTCGCGGCTCGGCTTCACCGCCATAGAGATCGCGGACAGCCACATCCGCCCCTCCGAGCTCGCCCCCGAGCGGCGCGAGGAGCTCAAGTCGATCGCAGCAGCTCACGACGTGCAGCTCGTCTCGGTGCACGTGCAGCGTCAGAGCGTCATCGAGCCGGGCAAGGGCGAGCAGAACCTCGCCTACGCGCACCGGGCCATCGACGCCGCCGCCGAGCTCGGCATGCAAGTGTTCTCCACTGGCCTGCACCAGCCGTTCACTCAGGCGCAGCGCGAGGCGCTGTGGTTCTGGACCGCACAGGGGACGGTCGACCCTGACGATGCGGAGACCCGTGCGCTCGCGGTGAAGCGTCTGCGCGAGCTCGGAGAGCATGCAGCATCCGTCGGTCTGCCCATGGCTCTGGAGATGTACGAGGACACTTACCTCGGCACCGCGGACAGCGCCGTTCGGCTGATCGAGGAGATCGGGCTGGACAACGTGGGCCTCAACCCCGATATCGGCAACCTGGTGCGCCTGCACCGCCCGATCGAGGACTGGCGCGAGATGCACGAGAAGACGCTCCCGTACGCGAACTACTGGCATGTGAAGAACTACATCAGGGACGAGGCGGGCGACGGCAGCTGGCAGACCGCCGTGCCCACCAGCATGGAGCTCGGCCTGATCAACTACCGCGACATGGTGGCTCGGGCCATCGAGCTCGGCTTCAACGGCCCGTTCCTCATGGAGCAGTACGGCGGGGACAGCCTCGGCGTCTGCGCCACCAACCGCGACTACCTGCGCACGCTGCTCCCAGATCCCGCACGCGCCTGA
- a CDS encoding endonuclease/exonuclease/phosphatase family protein yields the protein MTTYRRARAAALAALLVVGAAVATAAPAAAAPPRESPDDSDVRFATFNASLNRGTDGALVADLAAPGNAQADAVAEIIQRSNPDVLLINEFDYDTGGEALRLFQENYLSVPHGDAEPVEYAYRYSAPVNTGVPSGFDLNNDGVVSGGDDAWGFGLFSGQYGMAVYSKYPIEQDAIRTFQNLRWSDMPGALLPDDPSTAEPADFYSPEELAQFPLSSKSHWDVPIEVSKNKTVHFLVSHPTPPTFDGAEDRNGRRNHDEIRLWADYIAAGKTGAYIVDDQGNDGGLGRNELFVIAGDQNADPNDGDSTEGAIQQLLEHPRINTASVPTSEGAVEATDLQAGINLEHVGAPAQDTADFSEPPGNIRVDYVLPSRQIRILDSGVFWPTSDDPLSHLTGVYPFPSSDHRLVWADVDVPGGGKKH from the coding sequence ATGACCACGTATCGTCGCGCCCGCGCAGCCGCTCTCGCAGCCCTCCTGGTCGTCGGCGCCGCCGTCGCGACCGCAGCCCCGGCTGCCGCCGCACCGCCGCGCGAATCGCCCGACGACTCCGACGTGCGCTTCGCCACATTCAACGCCTCACTCAACCGCGGCACCGATGGTGCGCTCGTCGCCGATCTCGCCGCCCCTGGCAACGCGCAGGCAGACGCCGTGGCCGAGATCATCCAGCGCTCGAACCCCGACGTGCTGCTGATCAACGAGTTCGACTACGACACAGGGGGCGAGGCGCTGCGGCTGTTCCAGGAGAACTACCTGTCGGTACCGCACGGCGACGCAGAGCCCGTCGAGTACGCCTATCGATACTCCGCCCCGGTCAACACGGGCGTGCCCAGCGGTTTCGACCTGAACAATGACGGAGTGGTCTCGGGCGGCGACGATGCCTGGGGCTTCGGCTTGTTCTCCGGTCAGTACGGCATGGCCGTCTACTCGAAGTATCCGATCGAGCAGGATGCCATCCGCACGTTCCAGAACCTCCGCTGGTCGGACATGCCAGGCGCGCTTCTTCCGGACGACCCCTCGACGGCGGAGCCCGCCGACTTCTACTCGCCGGAGGAGCTCGCCCAGTTCCCGCTCTCGAGCAAGTCGCATTGGGATGTGCCGATCGAGGTCTCGAAGAACAAGACCGTGCACTTCCTCGTGTCGCATCCGACCCCGCCGACCTTCGACGGGGCAGAAGACCGCAACGGCCGACGCAACCACGACGAGATCCGCCTCTGGGCCGATTACATCGCAGCGGGCAAGACCGGGGCGTACATCGTCGACGACCAGGGCAACGACGGTGGCCTCGGGCGCAACGAGCTCTTCGTGATCGCCGGCGATCAGAACGCCGACCCGAATGACGGTGACTCCACAGAGGGCGCGATCCAGCAGCTTCTCGAGCATCCGCGCATCAACACGGCGTCCGTGCCGACCAGCGAAGGCGCCGTAGAGGCGACCGATCTGCAGGCCGGCATCAACCTCGAGCACGTGGGTGCCCCGGCGCAGGACACCGCCGACTTCTCGGAGCCGCCAGGAAACATCCGTGTCGACTACGTGCTGCCGAGCCGCCAGATCCGAATCCTCGACTCGGGGGTCTTCTGGCCGACCTCCGACGATCCGCTCTCGCACCTGACGGGCGTTTACCCGTTCCCCTCGAGCGATCACCGCCTCGTCTGGGCGGACGTCGACGTTCCGGGTGGCGGCAAGAAGCACTGA